In a genomic window of Sutcliffiella sp. FSL R7-0096:
- a CDS encoding WG repeat-containing protein — MFGRIIKPRLFPASVRTVEGTKWGYIDEKGKFVLKPTFEDAGEFQHNGLAIVRKGGAGVITQTGKFVVRPMYSSILPFTEGRAIAMLNEGGSVVLNEKGKVLTQRPYSFISPYQGGRAVFQDYKNGGNTLYGYLDLNGNVAIPAQYQYAFDMSEGKALVQVKDGLYALLDSTGTQLQTYPYEQMSGLSEGLISFKRNYQDKAGYVDVAGNIVIKPQFGMALPFQGGRAVVNASYDYKNRYGLIDTAGNYIISPRFNDINQLGGNRAAIGRAINPEEPFVGSIYAIADTLSGQILTDFQYDAVNNFKGEYSSVTQGLKSFFINKSGRQAKELPVIDGIGTLSLEGQLVKAFVDQRLSYYDKSGNLVYAQNSVIPVNRNVTIREEKYRPNKDYLVYFPQLQGMKNKEAEKKVNEDLRTQSQIIPVPSDKQLDYNYTGDFSVQYYKKNLLILELNGYNYPFGAAHGMPTQIMVPIDIDSGKIYVLKDLFKPNSDFVKVLSDLVEKQIQENPDNYFPDAFKGIQPDQPFYVSSDSLFLYFTPYEIAPYAAGFPTFKIPFKQIASIIDKKGAFWRSFH; from the coding sequence ATGTTCGGAAGAATAATTAAACCGCGTTTGTTTCCTGCTTCTGTTAGAACAGTTGAAGGAACAAAGTGGGGATATATAGATGAAAAGGGGAAGTTTGTGCTAAAACCGACCTTTGAAGATGCCGGAGAATTCCAGCATAACGGGCTAGCGATTGTTCGCAAGGGTGGGGCAGGGGTTATTACACAAACAGGTAAATTCGTGGTTCGCCCCATGTATAGTTCTATTTTACCTTTTACCGAGGGCCGTGCCATTGCCATGTTAAATGAGGGTGGTTCAGTTGTTTTAAATGAGAAAGGTAAAGTATTGACCCAAAGACCATATTCGTTCATCAGTCCTTATCAGGGAGGCCGAGCGGTTTTTCAGGATTACAAAAATGGGGGAAACACCCTTTATGGATACCTAGATCTCAACGGGAATGTAGCAATACCTGCCCAATATCAGTATGCTTTTGATATGAGTGAGGGAAAAGCACTTGTACAGGTGAAAGATGGCTTGTATGCCTTGTTAGATTCAACGGGAACCCAACTTCAAACTTATCCGTATGAACAGATGAGTGGATTGAGTGAAGGGCTTATTTCTTTTAAAAGGAACTACCAAGATAAAGCCGGGTATGTTGATGTGGCTGGGAATATTGTAATTAAGCCGCAATTTGGGATGGCCTTACCTTTTCAAGGGGGAAGGGCTGTTGTCAATGCTTCTTATGACTATAAAAATAGATACGGATTAATTGATACGGCCGGAAATTACATCATTTCTCCAAGATTCAACGATATTAACCAACTAGGTGGGAACAGAGCAGCAATCGGTAGAGCTATTAACCCTGAGGAACCTTTTGTTGGCTCCATATACGCAATAGCCGATACGTTGAGCGGACAAATTCTGACAGACTTTCAATATGATGCAGTTAACAATTTCAAGGGGGAATACAGCTCTGTAACACAAGGACTTAAAAGTTTCTTTATCAACAAAAGTGGCAGACAGGCGAAAGAACTTCCTGTTATTGATGGTATTGGAACGCTATCTCTGGAAGGGCAATTAGTAAAAGCGTTTGTGGATCAGAGGTTGTCCTATTATGATAAAAGTGGAAATCTAGTGTATGCTCAAAATTCGGTCATCCCGGTAAATAGGAACGTTACTATCCGAGAGGAAAAGTACCGCCCGAATAAGGATTATCTAGTGTATTTTCCCCAGCTGCAAGGGATGAAAAATAAAGAAGCAGAGAAAAAAGTGAACGAAGACCTACGTACGCAATCTCAAATTATACCCGTTCCATCGGATAAACAGCTGGATTATAATTACACAGGTGATTTTTCTGTGCAATATTATAAAAAGAACTTATTAATCTTAGAGCTTAACGGTTACAATTATCCTTTTGGCGCCGCTCATGGGATGCCGACACAAATCATGGTACCGATAGACATTGATTCTGGTAAAATTTATGTATTAAAAGATTTGTTCAAACCGAATAGTGACTTTGTAAAGGTGTTAAGTGATTTGGTTGAGAAACAAATACAGGAAAACCCTGATAATTATTTTCCTGATGCGTTTAAAGGGATTCAACCCGATCAGCCATTCTACGTGTCGAGTGATTCCTTGTTTCTTTACTTTACACCTTATGAAATTGCTCCATATGCAGCAGGGTTTCCGACCTTTAAAATACCTTTTAAGCAGATTGCTAGTATCATTGATAAAAAAGGAGCTTTTTGGCGTTCCTTTCATTAG
- a CDS encoding NUDIX domain-containing protein: MYFNKFIGIEKIQDKELKVREAVRAVVIRDGQILMVHSNKGDFKFPGGGVEAGETHRAALVREIGEETGYIDVTIGKKFGVYVERIEDTYNKDGLFEMISHYFLCQCSGKTVAQQLEGYEIEQEFTPKWMLVEEVITQNEYAMTLPEHNGWIERENYVLRRLLKIMKTTSF, encoded by the coding sequence ATGTATTTTAATAAATTTATAGGGATAGAAAAAATACAAGATAAAGAGTTAAAAGTTAGGGAAGCGGTGAGGGCTGTTGTTATCCGCGATGGCCAAATATTGATGGTTCACTCCAATAAAGGGGATTTCAAATTTCCTGGCGGGGGAGTGGAAGCTGGTGAAACCCATAGAGCAGCGCTTGTCCGGGAAATTGGTGAAGAAACAGGCTACATAGATGTGACAATAGGTAAGAAATTTGGTGTGTATGTGGAAAGAATTGAGGACACCTACAATAAAGATGGTCTTTTTGAAATGATCTCTCATTACTTCTTATGCCAGTGCAGCGGAAAGACTGTTGCTCAACAGTTAGAGGGATATGAGATAGAACAGGAATTTACACCTAAGTGGATGTTGGTGGAAGAAGTGATTACTCAAAATGAGTATGCTATGACTCTACCAGAACATAATGGTTGGATCGAAAGGGAAAATTATGTTTTGCGTAGATTATTGAAGATAATGAAAACCACAAGTTTCTAA
- a CDS encoding SMP-30/gluconolactonase/LRE family protein, producing the protein MKKRISLKVITFIGTVFVLYLLFWPVSIDPVAWESPKPEGYVGVFEKNIRLSGMEYLSIKEYAEPEHIVYREGWLYAATKTGAIIRVREDGTELQEIANTKGRPLGFDFDNEGSIIVADPMYGNHGGLLKISNFEKGDGDIELITDIGEENPTHFIDAVVVSNSGTIYFTDASQRIKAKEIGDVGRAGEIDILENRSTGRVLAFNPSTKKTKVLMKDISFANGIALSEDEKFLLINETGRYRVWKLNLEAGQEVSTKKESEFAEVLMDNLPGLPDNMMRGEQGRIWIGLIMPRNEFLELSSDKPVLRKMAMRLPAKMLPKGAGYSHVIAINESGEVVEDMQSNSIPYTNITGVTETDDALYFHHLNNMNAIGWLKKEEVGF; encoded by the coding sequence ATGAAAAAACGCATCAGTCTTAAAGTTATTACTTTTATCGGTACAGTATTTGTTTTGTATCTTTTATTTTGGCCTGTCTCGATTGACCCTGTTGCATGGGAATCTCCAAAACCCGAAGGATATGTTGGTGTTTTTGAGAAGAATATTAGACTAAGTGGGATGGAATATCTATCTATTAAGGAATACGCAGAGCCAGAGCATATAGTCTATCGTGAAGGTTGGTTATATGCAGCTACAAAAACTGGTGCAATTATCCGTGTACGAGAGGATGGTACGGAGTTGCAAGAAATCGCAAATACAAAAGGCAGGCCTTTAGGCTTTGATTTTGATAATGAAGGATCAATCATAGTTGCTGATCCAATGTATGGTAATCATGGCGGGTTACTTAAGATAAGCAATTTTGAAAAAGGTGACGGGGATATTGAACTTATAACAGATATTGGTGAAGAGAATCCCACACACTTTATTGATGCGGTAGTAGTATCTAACAGTGGCACAATTTATTTTACAGATGCATCTCAAAGAATTAAAGCGAAAGAAATAGGTGATGTAGGACGCGCAGGAGAGATAGATATTCTTGAGAATAGAAGTACAGGAAGAGTATTGGCGTTTAATCCGTCTACAAAAAAGACTAAAGTTCTAATGAAGGATATTAGCTTTGCAAACGGAATTGCCTTAAGTGAGGACGAAAAATTTCTCCTTATAAATGAAACGGGAAGATACCGAGTGTGGAAATTAAATTTAGAAGCAGGCCAGGAAGTGAGCACTAAGAAAGAAAGTGAATTTGCAGAAGTTCTCATGGATAATCTACCAGGACTACCTGATAATATGATGCGTGGAGAGCAAGGCAGGATATGGATTGGATTAATCATGCCCAGAAATGAATTTTTGGAACTTAGTTCTGATAAGCCGGTATTAAGGAAAATGGCAATGCGTCTACCAGCTAAAATGTTGCCAAAAGGGGCAGGTTACTCACATGTTATCGCAATTAATGAATCGGGTGAAGTAGTAGAAGATATGCAAAGTAATTCCATACCCTATACGAATATAACGGGAGTAACAGAAACAGACGATGCTCTGTATTTCCACCATCTTAATAATATGAATGCTATTGGGTGGTTAAAAAAAGAAGAAGTAGGCTTTTAG
- a CDS encoding tetratricopeptide repeat protein: MLKTQQLAQLMEQTDYQAALQLFMDTFTELLKKPKLSAFREVLALTDDEMRPLLQVLDIALMDDVSGILIRANHRKKKTVTSTIWYCEELMDQGELIEAESLLLTLLHEDITPKEEEKIAYNLAIACIRMRRYQAAYDYMKKCEELTSDSMKTRWGYYYLQKGEWDEGIRLLLEGLQDKKDAVYSFGMLIRHFMLQGNWQEAKSYIDRAMLQYPDFPRLQMEKLRYHYKTKEWSELRESVKALQKVTPFHSYQTITSLWVAESYYHQHDISSLRNFLQKYERIATQTHFKHLPETVNRESIFIKEYKPTIQKSNYCVPASLEMVFSMYGHHVSQEEVAESIFTVSGSSISKAITFLEERGFYSRYFYSNVKLIKQMLQSGISVIMSLEYPTSSHVQLVVGYDDNLQCLLIQDPNLTDVVYVEYEKFHEEFSNSHALAIAVVPSQQAASLYFIEEKDHEVAARIQVLGENCNEEFAEEDKSFIRKNITDIIVTASFLKFLAKQDEEDLLAQAVKAVELSNFEKEYKYLIIVMAYVRVKKWSQAEEYLEQVKAHYYQSAYWYLKGRINYEKNEHEEAARCFKKGIAFESDDFILWSYLALSSSFQGLDEHALNYSTIAMDINDLDTFIKINHGMILFDNKFYTEARGQFSSVLKEVKSHGHAWFERARCDKELERYSHAERGFRTAISLDPEIAVPYRELSHLYEFVFMQPEKAELLLQEGLKETEEAILLLLELGDFYERQKEYENARVLYLRATEKYPEDPSGWVNIGHLLKEEGKFNEAYTWLNEHYERFQDDSEYLVNAGKYMWEAALEMEAPPGHLEQALSLLEKGINLAPANIEDALELYVNLIEDTPYNERGIHFLQVKHEEDVENYLYPTYIGCLYESSGLWYQARECYELGLSKAYEILPLYRLGEILVKLDEDKDARKYYKMVIELDPTHVQAHINIADICQRLNHNVQELFHIRKAFALNPYAINIEYFASLLKENELMELKEELENLLNERNASFVYDSLGYVYGALGDYGKEEEYVLKALALEPEETPLLMHQIQIMIRKKKFSAAKKAILPLIDRELENRNLYELLVEIHVSAGSMLTLEKVVNRLKLSDQDKSKVSMYTAAAFDKVLLERREKEEYDLTKRNWFKKIKNFGRLSVDFGILISLYENALKHDRENVTAVFWMAEVYLQLDMKTDAIKTYEKSLKYHWDYDVAYQLTSTILEYLEEAPEKKHHQYLLQAQELVERCLAEEEASRYLLQYGYILKLQGHIEEAESTYRQAIESNLEDPGAYYQLALLYRENNRFLEAKETIWKALEIDPEDTQIINEASIALRLNGEFPEALEMVDRALELDPEDAMLLYNRACYLSLLGRFEESAAHLGELFDADEDGLFIEMSMEDEDLDPLKEAGMFPLEVTEQ; this comes from the coding sequence ATGTTAAAAACACAACAGTTGGCACAACTAATGGAACAAACTGATTATCAAGCTGCGCTCCAACTATTTATGGATACTTTCACCGAATTATTGAAAAAGCCGAAATTGTCAGCGTTCCGGGAAGTTCTGGCACTAACGGATGATGAAATGAGACCACTTTTACAGGTGTTGGACATTGCTCTGATGGATGATGTTTCTGGAATTTTAATAAGGGCCAATCACCGTAAAAAGAAAACGGTAACGTCCACCATCTGGTATTGTGAAGAGCTAATGGACCAAGGAGAGCTTATCGAAGCGGAGAGCTTGCTATTAACATTATTACACGAAGATATAACACCAAAAGAAGAAGAAAAAATCGCCTATAACCTGGCAATTGCGTGTATACGAATGCGCCGATACCAAGCTGCCTATGATTATATGAAAAAATGCGAAGAATTGACTTCCGATTCCATGAAAACACGCTGGGGCTATTACTATCTCCAAAAAGGTGAATGGGACGAAGGAATAAGACTTCTTCTTGAAGGTCTTCAGGACAAGAAAGACGCCGTCTATTCTTTTGGAATGTTAATCAGGCATTTTATGCTTCAAGGGAATTGGCAGGAAGCAAAAAGTTATATCGACCGTGCCATGCTACAATATCCTGATTTTCCAAGATTGCAAATGGAGAAACTGCGATACCATTATAAAACAAAAGAATGGTCCGAACTGAGGGAGAGCGTTAAGGCACTTCAAAAGGTTACTCCTTTTCATAGCTATCAAACGATTACCAGCTTGTGGGTGGCAGAAAGCTATTACCATCAACATGATATTTCATCTTTACGTAATTTCCTGCAAAAGTACGAAAGGATCGCTACTCAGACTCATTTTAAACATCTGCCAGAAACGGTAAATAGAGAATCCATATTTATTAAAGAGTACAAACCGACCATTCAAAAGAGCAACTACTGTGTACCAGCGAGTCTTGAGATGGTATTCAGCATGTATGGCCATCACGTTTCTCAAGAGGAAGTGGCAGAGTCCATCTTTACGGTTTCAGGTTCTAGTATCTCGAAGGCTATAACTTTCTTGGAGGAAAGGGGATTCTATAGCAGATATTTCTATAGCAATGTCAAGTTGATCAAACAGATGTTACAGTCAGGCATTTCTGTCATCATGAGCCTGGAGTATCCTACCTCCTCCCATGTACAGTTAGTGGTAGGCTATGATGATAATTTACAGTGTCTTCTTATTCAGGATCCAAACCTGACGGATGTCGTCTATGTGGAATATGAAAAATTCCATGAAGAATTTAGCAATAGTCACGCGTTGGCAATTGCGGTCGTTCCATCACAACAGGCAGCTTCTCTTTATTTTATAGAAGAAAAAGACCATGAGGTTGCTGCGAGAATCCAGGTACTCGGAGAAAACTGTAATGAGGAATTTGCCGAAGAGGATAAATCCTTTATTCGCAAAAATATAACGGATATCATCGTTACTGCAAGTTTCTTGAAGTTCCTTGCAAAACAGGATGAGGAAGATCTGCTGGCACAAGCTGTAAAGGCTGTGGAACTGTCCAATTTTGAAAAAGAATATAAATACCTGATTATTGTGATGGCGTATGTCCGAGTTAAAAAATGGAGCCAGGCGGAAGAATACCTTGAACAGGTGAAAGCGCATTATTATCAATCCGCCTACTGGTATTTAAAAGGAAGGATCAATTACGAGAAGAATGAACATGAAGAGGCGGCAAGATGTTTCAAAAAAGGCATCGCTTTTGAATCGGATGACTTTATTCTGTGGTCCTACCTTGCCCTTTCCTCTTCCTTTCAAGGGCTGGATGAACATGCTCTTAATTACTCGACGATTGCAATGGATATAAACGATCTGGATACATTCATCAAGATCAACCATGGAATGATTTTGTTTGATAATAAGTTTTATACAGAGGCAAGAGGACAATTTAGTTCGGTCTTAAAGGAAGTAAAGTCGCATGGTCATGCATGGTTTGAAAGAGCAAGATGTGACAAGGAGTTAGAACGCTACTCTCATGCAGAAAGAGGATTCAGGACAGCCATTTCACTCGATCCCGAAATAGCCGTACCGTATCGTGAGCTGTCCCATCTTTACGAATTTGTCTTTATGCAACCAGAAAAGGCGGAACTTCTTTTACAGGAGGGGTTAAAAGAAACCGAGGAAGCGATCCTCCTTCTTCTTGAACTTGGTGACTTCTATGAACGCCAGAAAGAGTATGAGAATGCAAGGGTTCTATACTTACGTGCAACAGAGAAGTATCCGGAGGATCCGTCAGGCTGGGTGAATATTGGGCATCTGTTAAAAGAAGAAGGGAAATTTAATGAAGCGTATACTTGGCTTAATGAGCATTATGAAAGATTCCAGGATGACAGTGAGTATTTGGTGAATGCAGGAAAATATATGTGGGAAGCCGCCCTGGAAATGGAAGCCCCCCCAGGCCATTTGGAACAGGCCCTTTCCTTGTTAGAAAAAGGAATCAACCTTGCGCCAGCAAATATTGAAGACGCACTAGAACTGTATGTCAATCTGATTGAAGATACTCCTTATAACGAAAGGGGGATCCATTTCCTGCAGGTCAAACACGAAGAGGATGTGGAAAACTATCTCTATCCAACGTATATAGGCTGTTTATATGAGAGTAGCGGGTTGTGGTATCAAGCAAGAGAATGTTATGAATTAGGTCTTTCCAAGGCATACGAAATATTACCTCTTTATCGTTTAGGTGAAATTTTGGTTAAGCTCGATGAAGATAAAGATGCGAGAAAATATTACAAAATGGTTATTGAGCTTGATCCGACCCATGTTCAGGCCCACATCAATATTGCTGATATCTGTCAACGGCTGAATCATAACGTACAAGAGCTTTTTCATATCCGGAAGGCTTTTGCTCTTAACCCATATGCCATAAATATTGAATATTTCGCCTCTCTTTTAAAGGAAAACGAATTGATGGAACTAAAAGAGGAGTTAGAAAATCTTTTGAATGAAAGAAATGCTTCTTTTGTATATGACAGTCTTGGATATGTATATGGAGCATTGGGCGACTATGGGAAAGAAGAGGAGTATGTGTTGAAAGCTCTTGCTTTGGAACCTGAGGAGACGCCACTTCTCATGCATCAAATACAAATCATGATACGAAAGAAGAAATTTTCAGCAGCCAAAAAAGCGATTCTGCCATTAATTGATAGGGAATTAGAAAACCGCAATTTGTATGAGCTTTTGGTAGAAATCCATGTCAGTGCGGGTTCCATGCTCACTTTGGAAAAAGTCGTAAATCGACTTAAGCTTTCTGATCAAGATAAGAGTAAAGTCAGCATGTACACAGCAGCTGCCTTTGATAAAGTGCTTTTGGAAAGAAGAGAAAAAGAAGAATACGATCTTACCAAAAGGAATTGGTTCAAAAAAATTAAAAACTTTGGAAGACTAAGTGTAGATTTCGGGATTTTAATCAGCCTTTACGAAAATGCGTTGAAACATGACAGAGAAAATGTAACAGCAGTCTTCTGGATGGCGGAGGTGTACCTGCAACTCGATATGAAAACAGATGCCATCAAGACGTACGAAAAATCCCTTAAATATCATTGGGACTACGATGTCGCATATCAACTAACTTCTACCATACTGGAATACTTGGAAGAAGCGCCTGAGAAAAAACATCATCAATATTTGCTTCAAGCACAAGAGCTAGTGGAAAGGTGTCTAGCGGAAGAAGAAGCTTCGAGGTATCTATTGCAATATGGATATATACTTAAATTACAGGGTCACATAGAAGAAGCGGAATCAACATATAGGCAAGCGATCGAGTCCAATCTCGAAGATCCAGGAGCGTACTACCAGCTGGCACTCCTGTATAGAGAAAACAATCGATTCTTGGAAGCAAAAGAAACGATTTGGAAAGCATTAGAAATAGATCCCGAAGACACGCAGATTATAAATGAAGCCAGTATAGCCTTAAGGTTAAATGGCGAATTCCCCGAGGCTTTAGAAATGGTGGATAGGGCATTAGAATTGGATCCCGAAGACGCCATGCTTTTATATAATCGTGCATGCTACTTATCTTTGTTAGGTAGATTCGAGGAATCAGCCGCTCATTTGGGTGAACTGTTTGATGCGGATGAGGATGGACTATTTATTGAAATGTCTATGGAAGATGAAGATCTTGATCCATTGAAGGAAGCTGGGATGTTTCCTTTGGAAGTGACTGAACAATAG
- a CDS encoding MFS transporter has translation MHGHKTTLEEIVASPEKMHQLYRRTLFIVVLSQIFGGAGLAAGITVGALLAQDMLGTDAYSGVPVALLTLGSAGAAYLIGRVSQKSGRRIGLAGGFLTGGISALGVVLAAVTNNVWLLFFSLLFYGAGTASNLQARYAGTDLASAKQRGKAISIALVSTTLGAVAGPNLVGVMGDFAVSIGVPSLAGPFILGAAAFILAGLILLVLMRPDPLLVSKALENEKLVSPEKTTNTSHAKNNRGIIVGGSVMVLTQMVMVAIMTMTPIHMGHHGHGLDAIGLVIGIHIGAMYLPSLITGVLVDKVGRTTMASAAGVTLLFAGIVAATAPGDNLFVLILALALLGLGWNFGLISGTATIVDATTPSTRARVQGSMDVLVALSGATGGMMSGMVVSHTSYSVLSIGGGLLSLLLLPLIIWSNRGNVIAKHEKNKRTA, from the coding sequence ATGCATGGTCATAAAACAACATTGGAAGAGATAGTCGCTTCCCCTGAAAAAATGCATCAATTATATCGAAGAACACTTTTTATAGTTGTGCTATCACAAATATTCGGTGGGGCAGGTCTAGCAGCAGGTATTACGGTAGGGGCCTTGTTGGCTCAAGATATGCTTGGTACCGATGCTTATTCCGGAGTTCCCGTTGCCTTATTGACACTAGGTTCAGCAGGAGCGGCTTATTTGATAGGCCGAGTATCGCAAAAGTCTGGTCGCCGGATTGGTTTGGCAGGAGGTTTTCTAACCGGAGGAATTAGTGCCCTTGGTGTGGTGCTTGCAGCTGTCACCAATAATGTGTGGTTGCTGTTTTTCTCCCTTCTATTCTATGGTGCTGGAACAGCGTCCAATCTTCAAGCGAGATATGCCGGAACAGATCTGGCATCTGCCAAGCAACGAGGTAAGGCAATTAGTATTGCACTAGTTTCGACGACACTCGGGGCAGTAGCAGGACCTAATCTCGTTGGTGTAATGGGAGATTTTGCGGTTTCAATAGGTGTACCGTCGTTAGCGGGTCCATTTATTTTAGGAGCGGCAGCATTTATTTTGGCTGGATTGATATTACTTGTCCTAATGAGACCAGATCCTTTATTGGTTTCTAAAGCATTGGAAAATGAGAAACTGGTAAGTCCGGAGAAAACCACAAATACCAGTCATGCAAAGAATAATCGAGGAATCATCGTCGGTGGATCTGTAATGGTGTTGACTCAGATGGTGATGGTTGCAATCATGACGATGACACCAATTCATATGGGTCACCACGGACACGGGCTGGATGCTATAGGTCTTGTAATCGGGATTCATATTGGCGCCATGTATTTACCTTCATTAATTACCGGTGTACTGGTCGATAAGGTCGGACGAACCACAATGGCTTCAGCTGCGGGTGTAACGCTGCTTTTTGCGGGGATCGTTGCAGCGACTGCTCCTGGTGACAATTTATTTGTATTGATTTTGGCTTTGGCACTACTTGGTCTTGGCTGGAACTTCGGTTTGATAAGCGGGACGGCAACGATCGTGGATGCCACGACGCCTTCCACACGTGCAAGGGTTCAAGGCTCCATGGATGTGCTGGTCGCATTATCTGGGGCAACTGGAGGCATGATGTCGGGTATGGTAGTCTCACATACTAGCTATTCGGTACTGTCAATTGGCGGGGGACTTTTATCTCTTCTCTTGTTGCCTTTAATCATATGGTCTAACAGAGGAAACGTAATTGCTAAACACGAAAAAAATAAGAGAACGGCGTAA
- a CDS encoding vanadium-dependent haloperoxidase, producing the protein MRTVYRRWSQYPYQGEQIPPVGNPNAGFWPMFFIRREGSNRFLDPFGKEITWQIKDPLSIDWNGELQIVEQTMSVITPQQIQSAQYWATGEIAERFSTLLYDFAEQFPKGSPNCARMQGFFHATMNDVLVVCWYLKYLWDVARPSQYGRNIRKLMDTPRFPGYPSAHACLAGAAQEIMTYYFPQEQARIKTTTDASAQSRLYAGVHFKVDNDEGLRLGRQIGRMVVEVLKVQNVKQ; encoded by the coding sequence ATGCGTACAGTATACAGGCGGTGGTCTCAATATCCATATCAAGGAGAACAAATTCCCCCTGTTGGAAATCCTAACGCTGGCTTTTGGCCGATGTTTTTCATTAGGAGAGAGGGAAGCAATAGATTCCTGGATCCATTTGGAAAGGAAATTACTTGGCAGATAAAAGATCCTTTATCAATAGATTGGAATGGCGAATTACAGATTGTAGAACAAACCATGAGTGTCATTACTCCTCAGCAAATACAGAGCGCACAATATTGGGCTACTGGTGAGATAGCTGAAAGATTTTCTACTTTGCTTTATGATTTTGCTGAGCAATTTCCAAAGGGATCGCCAAACTGTGCCCGCATGCAAGGATTTTTTCATGCAACCATGAATGACGTCTTGGTAGTTTGTTGGTATTTAAAGTATTTATGGGATGTTGCCCGTCCGAGTCAGTATGGGAGAAATATCAGAAAGCTAATGGATACACCACGATTTCCAGGCTATCCATCTGCACACGCATGCTTAGCAGGCGCAGCTCAAGAAATTATGACGTATTATTTTCCACAAGAACAAGCCCGAATTAAAACTACTACCGACGCTTCCGCTCAGTCCCGGTTGTATGCAGGCGTTCACTTTAAAGTGGATAATGATGAAGGATTAAGACTGGGACGGCAAATTGGAAGGATGGTAGTGGAAGTGTTAAAGGTTCAGAATGTGAAACAGTAG
- a CDS encoding GNAT family N-acetyltransferase, whose protein sequence is MNTFSRNAPQILETDRLILRAPFEKSDGATVNTAIRHSHNELKEWLPFAQSVPLLEETEKNLKQAYDDFINRKSFRYLIFNKNTLEFVGVVTLLSINWEVPKCEIGYWSDTRATGKGYMNEAVTSLKELGTNYFKFNRMEIKCESTNYKSRSIPEKLGFELEGILKNEDLSADGKKLTDTCIYAITK, encoded by the coding sequence ATGAACACATTTTCCAGAAATGCTCCACAAATTCTTGAAACAGATAGATTGATTTTACGTGCACCATTTGAAAAGAGCGATGGTGCCACTGTCAATACAGCTATTCGACACTCCCATAATGAACTGAAAGAATGGTTACCCTTTGCACAGAGTGTACCACTATTGGAAGAGACAGAGAAAAATCTCAAGCAAGCCTATGATGATTTCATTAATAGAAAATCTTTTAGATACTTGATTTTCAATAAGAATACATTGGAGTTTGTCGGTGTTGTCACCTTGTTGTCCATCAACTGGGAGGTTCCTAAATGCGAGATCGGGTATTGGTCGGATACCCGCGCAACAGGAAAAGGGTATATGAATGAGGCAGTCACATCTCTAAAGGAACTAGGTACAAATTATTTCAAGTTTAATAGAATGGAAATCAAATGTGAGTCTACCAATTACAAAAGCAGGTCCATTCCTGAAAAATTAGGCTTCGAATTGGAAGGAATATTGAAGAATGAAGATTTGTCGGCGGATGGAAAAAAACTCACGGACACATGCATTTACGCGATAACGAAATAA